The segment TTAGCATGATTGCAGATATGGAAGAAGAATCTCTATGCTAACAAGGATCGGAGGAATAGAGAATGAAGAAGCTCGCAGTCATTACGAGCGGTGGTGACGCACCGGGAATGAATGCTGCCCTTTTTGGAGTCGTGAAGGCAGCAGCCAGACATGATATGGAGGTTTACGGTTGTGTAAATGGCTATATTGGCATTATTAAAGAAGAATTTATGCTGTTAACAGAAGCAGAGCTATTTAAGGTCATTGATGTTGGCGGAACCATTCTCGGCACCCAACGATTTCCCGAATTTGCAGAAAAGGAAATCCAGATAAAAGCAGTAGATATCTTAAAGAAGCATGAAATAGAGGGCTTAGCTGTAATCGGCGGGGACGGCAGTTATCACGGAGCAAGAGCTTTATCGCAATTAGGCTTTCCTGTTGCCGCCATTCCTGGCACGATAGATAATGATATCGCCTTGACTGATATCACACTCGGCTTTCACACAGCCGTAGAAAATGCAGTGGATGCCATTGATAAAATAAAAACATCAGCAGCAAGCCATAAACATATTTTCGGGATAGAAGTGATGGGGCGGCAAGCCTCTGATATTGCGATCTGGGCAGGACTGGCAACAGCCGCTGACGGCATTATCGGAACGAACAACGACTGGAATTTAGAGAAAGTGCTAGAGGGAATAAAAATGTCTGCTGGAAAAAGCCAAATATATATATTAGCAGAGGGAGCCATTAGCGCGGAGCAATTTAAAGCCGAAATTGAAAGTCACTCTGAATATAAAGTCCACCCATTAGTACTTGGTCATATTCAACGAGGCGGCAAACCATCTGTTACAGACCGGATTATGGGCATAAAATTTGGAGAGCAAAGTGTAAAAACTCTGCTTGAGGGCAGGACGGGTGTTTGCCTTGCTGTTCAAAACAATCAGATTGTGGAGTTAGAATTGGATAAGGTGCTTAAAACTTCTAATAACGAACCGTTTCTTCCTTATTAAGTGAACAGAGATAATAGTATCTGAGGGAAAGCTGCTGATGGCAGCTTTTTTTATTTACGCACATTTTGGCAATCAACCCTTCCTTTCTTTATACTTTCTTTATACTTTTCTAGATAAATTATTTAAACCTGTCATTTATTCTAAGTTCATCATAACGGAAAGGGCGAATAACGATGGCAGAAACAATTCTTAAAGCCACGAATATTACAAAATTATATGGCAAGCATAAAGCGCTTGATAAGGTTTCGATTGAAATTAAACGAGGAATGATTTACGGGTTGATTGGGGAGAACGGTGCCGGCAAATCAACCTTTATGCGGATTATTATGGGGCTAATTACAATTAATGAGGGCGACATGGAGCTGTTTGGTGAAACTGGGATGAAGGGCTTGCAGCTTGCGAGGCGGAAAATGGGACAATCCATTGAAACGCCTGCACTTTACCCAGAATTAACGGCTCGTGATAATTTGAAGGTACAAGCGGCAAATGGTGGTGTCAGTGAACGGGAGGTCGAGGACTTATTAAGACTAATGAACCTAAGTCATACTGGCAAAAAGAAGGCGAAGAATTTTTCGTTAGGAATGCGGCAGCGGTTAGCTATTGCGTCTACACTTATAACAAATCCAGAATTTCTTATTTTAGATGAGCCAACAAACGGACTTGATCCGTCGGGTATAGTGGAAATGCGTGAAATTATTCAGCGTTTAGTGACAGAACGGGGCATTACTGTGTTACTTTCAAGTCACTTGCTTGATGAACTCTCCCAAATCGCAACACATTATGGTATTTTGCATGACGGCAAGCTCATCAGTGAGTTTTCCCGTGAGGAGCTAGCAGCGAAAACCCGCCAATACATTGAGCTAGAAACAACAGAGGTTCAAAAGGCAGTTGTCGTATTAGATGAATTAGGAATAAATGATTATGCAGTCATTAATGGAACAGAAATTAGCATTTATGAACAATTAGAGGCTGTTGCGCGCATTAACCGGTCATTAGTATTAGCGGATATTAATGTTTTGCGCATTGGTGTGACTAGACAAAAACTCGAAGATTATTTCTTGCAATTAACAGGAGGTGCCACGAATGCTTAATCTTTTAACAGCGGAAAGAATCAAGCTGCTTCACAGTAAAAAGTTATGGGTGGTTTTAGCTATTTTCACGGCACTTCCAATCCTGCAAGTTATAAATACGAATTGGAATGTTAGTAATGGGGCGAAGCTTGTTCAAGCTATTGATACAGTCGTTAATGGAGCAACAAGCATTTTGATGATGGAGAAAAATGCCTTGACGATTTTACTCATCATCAGCGCCTTTATTAGCTTTTTTATTGGCGAAGAATTCCAAAATGGAACGGTTCGCAACGCCTTATCATTAGGCCGCAGCCGCATACATTATTATCTGTCAAAATTGATTATTGCCGCAGTTCTTTCACTTATTGGTGTGATCACCATGACAGGGCTCGGTATGGCAGGCTTCTCTACTGTTTTTGGCTTTGGGGAAATTGCGCATATCAGTGATTACACTTCGTTTGCGATTAAATCATTTAGTACATTATATCTGCTCATATTGGCGAACGTTTCTATCTATATTTTAATTACCTTTTTAACAAAAAGTACTGGAATTTCTCTTATTTGGAGCTTTCTTTATACGATGGGAACAGGCTTTGGCGCAGGCATTTTTCAGCAAACCGAGCATTTTAAGGAGCTTACCTTTTGGTTCACAGAATCATTCTTGTTTTATTCTGATTTTGCCGCACCAATCGATATCTTAAAATATCCTAATATGGTATTAGTAAGTGTAATTACAATCGTGGTATCATCAACGGTAGGAATCCTTCTGTTTAAACGAACAGACATAAAGTAGGGTAAAAGATGGCAGCGATTTTAATTATCGAAGACGATATGGCAATTCATTCACTTATAAAAGAAGCATTAGCTTTGCATAAGCTTGAAACACTCAGTGCCTATTCTGGTACAGAGGGGAAATTACTTTTTGAACAAAAGAAAATAGATCTAGTACTGCTTGACTTAATGCTTCCAGGGATGAACGGACAAGAATTTCTGCAAGAAATCCGCCAAAGCTCAATGGTTCCTGTCATTGTCATCTCGGCTATAAATGAGCAGCATACAAAATTAGATTTATTAACAAGCGGGGCAGATGATTATATTACAAAGCCTTTTGACATAAAGGAGCTGCTTGCGCGAATTCATATTCAGTTGCGACATGTGGCAAAGGATTCTGTCAGCACTAGGAAGGACATTTATTACGGGGATATCACCATGAATTTGGACAATCGTGAAGTGATGATAAAGGAGCAAGCCATTCATCTCACAGGGCGGGAATATGCAATCCTGCTGCTGTTTTTAGAAAATCCGCAGAAAGTATTCAGCCGTGCCAATATATACGAAAGTGTGTGGAATGAACCGTTTTTTGACAGTGATAAAACGATTAATATGCATATCAGCAACTTGCGCAATAAGCTAAATAGAGATGGTACAAATTATATTAAGACAGTATGGGGCATTGGCTTCAAATTTGATTAACAGAAGGGCTTGTTGGAGTGATGTGGGAATGGATATTAGTATTCCTTGTGTTAGCACTTATCCTCTATCTTTATTTCTTGAAGCGAGAGCTGCGAAAACTGAAAAGTAGTGTTAAAGGACTTTCTACTCGCGCTAAGTTTGGCAGCAGATTATTTCTTGATTTTCGTGACAAAACATTGCTGAATTTAGTGGATGAGTTAAATCAGATGATTACGGAGTTTGAGGGGAATAATCACCAAGCAAAACAAATGGAAGAGAATGTGAAGCTGACAATTGCCGGACTATCTCATGATTTGCGAACACCGCTCACATCCATTCATGGCTATGTCCAACTCTTAAACACAACAGAGGATGAAGCGAAGCGGGCCCATTATTTAACTGTTATTGAGCAATCTGTCAGAAGCCTGATGGAAATGACCGATAATTTCTATGATTTAGCTCGTGTGGAAACAAATCAGAAGAAAGTAAACTTAGCTTCGATTTCCCTTAGTAGCCTGGTGGAAGAAGTTTTCCTGTCCTTTTACGAGCAATTCGAGGAAAACAAAATTGACCTGCAATTTCCTGAACAAATAATAGACAGCCAAATTATTGCAGATCGCCTGCTGCTTATCCGTGTATTCCAGAATATCGTTCAAAATATTCTTCGCTATGCAAACAGCAATGCGCTTATCAGCTATGAGGATGACAGCAGCTATGTTATTTTTACGGTGAAAAATGATATTAAACACGAAAGTAAAGTGGCAATAGAAAAGGTTTTTACCCTTTTTTATACAGAAATCACCAGCAGAACGAACACAGAAACAAGCGGATTAGGATTATATCTTTCCAAAAAGCTAGTAGAAAAGATGAACGGGAAAATGCAGGCAGAGCTTGAGGGAAATTGGTTTGTCCTAAAAATTTATCTCCCTAAAATACAGTTGCAGTAACTTTAAGGTCTTAAATAAACAAAGAGGTAGAAGAAATTGTACGAATTTCAACATGAAGCCAGAAGAAAAACCAAAATTCACAATATATATATAGTGCTATTTATCATTGCTTCGATTGTAAACAGCACCTGGACTTTAATAGAAGGCCAGATTATGCGCGGCTTATTTAGTATTTTATTATTTCTAATTCTTCTGTATTTCGGCAAAAGGAAGAAAAGATGGGCTCTGTTCATTATTAAATACATGGTATGGCTGCATATCATATTGCTTATAGTTTTTGCGATTACTATTTTTATTTAGAATGGGAGTCAAGCTGCTAATTGCAGCTTTTTTTATTTGTGTTATGTGAGTCGATATAACCACTCTTTAACATAATACCTTGCATTATAAGGTATTATGTTTTACTATTATTCACAGAGGTGAAAAAAATGGAAATTAATAAAGAAGTTCTTAAAGGCCATATAGATACATTAATCCTCTCACTACTTAATAATCGAGATATGTATGGATATGAAATAGCAAAGATCGTAAGAGAAACAAGTAAGGAACAATTTGAACTAAAGGAAGGGACTCTTTACCTTTCTTTAAAAAGATTAGCAAAACAGGAATGGATCACTTCTTATTGGGGTGATGAGCAAGGGCCTGGGGGTAGACGGAAATATTATAAGATTACTCCTTTAGGCGAGGAAGGCTATGCAGAAAAACGATTAGAGTGGCAGCTTGTTAAAAGAATCATGGATGCATTTTTGGAAGGAGAAGAAATATGAAACAAATTGAAGCTTTCGTTAATGAAGCCTATCACAGTGTTGGTGGGAATAAACAAGAGATAGCAGAAATAAAGGCAGAAATGAAAAATCACTTACTAGAGGCTGTTTATGAATTGAAAGAGGAAGGCAAAAGTGAGGAGGAAGCAATCGAGATAGCTATTACCCGTTTTGGCGGCGAAAAGGAAATGCGTTCCATTGTGAGACAGCTATTTCAGGCACAAAAAACATTTGCAAAATGGGTGCTTTGGCTAGCCGTAATTGTCCTTTTTACTAGTTTAGCTTTATTTGAAGCTAGCAAGCTTTATCAACAAAAAAACGATATCCAAAATACTAATGCAGCCACAAATATGTATACGATTTTACAAAAGGATCAAAACATCTCTGAAGCTACAAAACAGAAAATCGTCGCACTTGTTCAAAGCACAGACCATATTGCACAAGTGAAAATCTATAATGTTCATGATTTAGAAGCGGAATCTGGTTCCCCATCCATATGGGCAAATGGAAAAGAAGCTGATCCAAACTATAAAATAGAAAGACATGTTTGGGCTCCCCAATGGTTAATGAATGACAATTATATGTATGTGACGTCAGATTGGTACATAAAAATGGAAACGATCCATATGGAAGGCTTTATTCATATTGCGTTATTTGCTGGATTAGCAGTTTATATTGTTCTATTCACCATCTGGGCAATTGTTAATGCATATCATCATAGAAGACTACATATCGGTTGGGTAATAGCATTTGCTTTATTTAATGTTATTGGTTATTTAGCATATGTCTTAGCAAGTAAAGCATATCACCAAAAATTAGCAGAAAACTCTCCGACATAAAAAAGGAAGGAAGAACCTATGTGTCTTCCTTCCTTTTTTATGTTGGATTCTTCCTCATTAGCGCCACAAGATTCATACAAATAAATACTGCTGCAATCAAGACCCCCGCCATACTAAACGCTTGATGGTCGATGAGTTTGTACATAATTGCTGCTAAGAATAGTAGTAGGGAAATAACATTTAACCATTTTATATTCATTATTCGCTCCTCATTTATCGTAAAACATAAGGTTTACATTTTTATCCATAAATGTATATTAACATAAATGAGTATTTATGTATGTTAATATATGTAAGTTTTTCTTGTGAATGGAGGATTTTATCACCTCTTCCGAAATCAATATGCTGACGATAAAGGAAATGGGTACCACGGTAATAAGTTAATGGAAGAATTTTTTTGGAATGTGTTTTGAGTTGTACAATATATGGCTATAAACATATACGGGCAAAAAAAAAATTAAGTTAAAGATAGAGGAGAAAGTTTGCATTAAAGACCCCTTGTGTAAAGTAAAAAGCAGCCGCTTAGGGCTGGCTCGAGTTGTTATTATACGCTTGTTTTTGGGTGCTTTAGCTTGTAAACGATGGATGCCATTATATTAGCAAGGAAAAAAAACGCACTTCCTTGGATATTGTTGTGCAGCGCTTGTTCTCCTGCATTCATTTCGTCATACATATCTCCCTGTGTTTTGCCTTTTGCTTTGAATTTGGCTTCTTCTTGCTTCAATGCAACTAAAAAGCGGTATTGCAATGGAAGGATTACAATAGAAAGCAATATATAAAGGCTAATCACCGTTATGAAAATGGTAGAATACATTCTATTCACCTCCTTTGATTAAAAGTATGAGTATTCTGTAATTTTATGATAATTATACCACTTATTGTAAGTGATTTCCTCATGTAAGCTGATTATTCATTTCATATTAGTTTGTTGTGCTAACATAAAAGTGACATACATGACAAAAACTATGCCAAATTTCATTTTTAAGGGAGAATGCCATGGATTTACTGATCACGATTATTTTGCTGTTATTATCCTTGTTAATATCAAATATTATTAGTCATTACATACCCTCCATTCCAACGGCATTGACGCAAATTGCCTTTGGGATGCTGTTAGCCTTCGTTTTTGAAGACATCTCCTTTGAGATTGATACAGAATGGTTCCTTCTATTATTCGTAGCACCGCTTTTGTATAATGACGGACGCTACTTTCCACGAGAGGAGCTATGGAAGATGAGGGCGCCGATATTCGGAAACGCAATTGTTCTCGTTATTTTGACGGCAATTGGCGGCGGTTATTTCATCAACTGGATGATTCCAGCTGTGCCGCTGGCAGCGGCTTTCGCGCTGGCTGCGATTCTGTCACCGACAGATCCTGTTGCTGTTAACGGGATTGCAAAACGCATCCATATTCCTGCAGGTGTGCTTCATCTTGTCAGAGGGGAGTCACTCATCAATGATGCTTCTGGCTTAGTTGCTTTTAACTATGCTGTTGCTGCAGTAGTGACAGGATATTTTTCATTATCTGAGGCATCTCTTGATTTTGTGTACAAGTTTATATTGGGAGCATTGCTTGGTGCGGTATTGGCATTGCTGATAACTTGGGCGAGGTTTATTCTTCGCAAACAAGGTATCAATGATGTTACGTTCCACACCTTACTACATATTATTACTCCCTTCATTATTTTCATTGTGACAGAGGACCTGCTTCATGCTTCAGGGGTAATCGCTGTTGTTGTGGGCGGAATTGTTCATTCACTAGTTAGAGAAAGACGAGAATTTGCAAGTGCAGAGGAACAGGTGCTGACAGAAAATATTTGGTCCCTTATTCTTTTTATATTAAATGGGGTTGTGTTCCTACTGTTAGGGTTGAACATCCCATCATCAATGAGAGATACAGTCTCAGATCCGAGCATCGGTAACTGGCTTGTGATTGGTTATGTGCTTGCAATTGGTGTTATTATCCTCGGAATCCGCTTCGTGTGGTCCTATGTGTTTGCTCATTTCGAATATCGGTATTTGCCTGGCGGAGCTAAACCAAATTTAAAAAATGCCTTGTTTGTGTCGTTAACAGGTGTGCGCGGTGCTGTGACAATGGCGGGGATATTATCTATCCCTTACTTTTTAGACAGTGGCGACGCATTTCCGGCTAGGTCGCTGCTCCTGTTTTTAGCAGCAGGTGTCATTTTGTTCACCTTAATTGTGGCAACCGTTTTTCTGCCGATGTTAAGCAAGGGTGAGGAAGCGGAGAATGCAGAGGGAGACAGAGATTTGGCTCCATTTAAGCAGAGGCTGCTATATAAGGCGGTTGATCAAATCAGGCAGCAAATGCAGGATGAAAATAAAACAGCTGCCTACGAGCTTATTGGAGAATATCGACGCAGAATTCACGATCTAGGCAAAGCAAAGAACGGAAAGATGAAGGCACTCGATGTGGAAATGGATGTGAGAACAGAAATCCGCATAAAAGCAGTAAAGGCTGAAAGGCGCTATATACAAGGCTTAATGGATGAAAATAAAATAGACGACAAACTGTTTCATACATTTGAGCAATCTCTAGAATACAGGGAAGAAGCATTAGCAGGCAGCCTCCAGTCAGGAACGCTTTATCTTGTCGGCAAAATGTTCAGAAGGTGGAGAAAGCTGCGGAAGTTTTCCCGCAAGGAAAAGGAATTGGTTATTGCCAAAATAGGCAAAGGCAAGGATGTACAAATCCAGGCAATGAAGGCAGCAATTGAATTCCTTGAGAACTATGCTATTGAAGTGGAGGAGCTTCGAGGTCCAATTCAAGCGGTTATCCTCGATTACAAGATGATAATAGAAAGGCTGAGTACCTCTGCCGTTAAGTACGACGAGAAACAAGAGGAACAGAAAGAAGAGCTTCGTATAAAGGTGCTTGATGTGGAAAGATCAGAAATTCAGAGTATGTATGAAAGCGGCGAAATTAACAGAGAAGAGGTAAAAGAGCTCAGAAGATTTATCAATTACGTGGAAAGTGCGGCACTGTATGAATATACAGAATAAATAAGATAAGAGCAGCAGTCCAATTTTAATGGCTGCTGTTATTTTTTTGTCAAAATAAGAAAGCGGTTTCTGCTATAATAGGAGAAAACAGAAGAGAGGGGAGGATTGGCATGCTGTCTGGTCGACAAAGGGAGATTCTACTGCTGCTGAGCAAGCATACAGAACCGTTGACTGCTGAATGGATTGCAAAGGAGCTGAGCGTGAGCGACAGGACGATTCGGAAGGAATTAAAAACCATCCAGGAGGACTGTGAGAACCTGGGAATCTGTATCAACCCAATGAAGGGGAAGGGATATTGCCTTCAAGTGCTGGATGCTAACGTTTTTCAGCAGGAAATCGATCCAGTTCAGAAGGCTTCCCCTCAAGTCGGATATGATTTTTCTGAGCAAAAGGGAAGAGTCTACTTTTTGTTAAAGCGGCTTTTATTACAGGAGGGGTATGTTAAGCTTGAGCAGTTTGAGGGAGAAATGTATGTTTCTAAATCAACCATTCAAAAGGACCTTCGTTTTGTCAGGGAAATGCTCGGGAAATATAAGCTGTCACTTGTCGTCAAGCCCCATTATGGTGTATATGTGGCAGGCAGTGAATACAGAAAGCGATTATGCTTTTCCAACTATCGGCTTTTAGAGGAGGAGCTCCCTCCTCAAATGACGAGTTCATGGCAGCCAGACGATAATTTTGCAGAACAAATTAAAAAAATTATTATCAGCAAAGTGAATGTCCACAATATCGAAATCTCTGATGTAGCCTTAGGGAATCTGACAAACCATATTGTCATTGCCTGCAGACGAATGGAAAAAGGGTTTGCCATGGAAAATCTCGAGCACCCGATTGGCGAGGAGCATCCATTTGAAAAAAAGGTAGCAGGCGAAATAATCGCAGAGGTGGAAGCATTGGCAGGATTTTCGTTTCCTAGTGCAGAGCTGGATTATATTATTATTCATTTGATGGGGACAAAGCTTTTACATGAAAATGCACTGACAGAATACAGGGAATTCGATGAGACGAGGGAAATAATTGTCTGTATGCTCGCAAGATTAAAGGCGGAGCTTGCTTGGGATTTTACGGACGATAAGGAGTTTTCTCATGCCCTTGCTCTTCATATCAGGCCAGCGCTTAACCGCTTGCGCTATGAAATGAATATTCGCAACCCATTGGTGAACGAAATCAAGCTGAAATACCCAAGTGCCTTTGAAGGGGCAATTATTGCAAGCAAATGTCTGGAAGAGCGGCTGTCTATCAAGATTGAGGAGGATGAAATCGGCTATATTGCTCTTCATATCGGTGTGGCTTTAGAGCGGATGAAGCGAAAGGCAAGAAGACGGAAACGGATCATCCTTGTATGCGCATCAGGAGTTGGCAGTGCAAAGCTATTATCCTACAGATTGCAAGAGCTATTTAACAGGGAGCTGGAAATTGTCGAATGCATTAATTACTATAGGCTGGCAGACTATGATTTGTCATCTATAGATTTAGTAATCAGCACAATTCCAATTGCGGAAAGAATAATCGCACCTGTTCAGGTTGTCAGCAATTTCCTTGAAGCAGAGGATATTAAAGGAATTAAGAAACAGCTTATCTTAGCTGACAAAGAGAATAAAGACAGCTATCTTGCCGAATCCCATGTATTTATCCACAAAAGGCTCGACACAAAATCGGCTGTTATTGAGTTTTTGAGTGAAATGCTATATGAACAGGGACTCGTCTCAAAGGAGTATGCAAATTTAGTGCTAGAGCGGGAAGCGATTGCTGCGACAAGCTTCGGTAATCTCGTCGCAATTCCCCACCCGACTTCACCAGATACAACAGAAACGTTTTGGACGGTATGCACATTAGCCAAACCGATTAACTGGAATGAAAATCAAATGGTTCAAGTCGTCTGCTTATTGAATATAAGTAAAGACGCAAAGGGAGATTTAGAGGATATGTATGAACAGCTCATCTCCATCATTGAGGATAAAAAGGTCATCCAGCAAGTAATTAAGGCGAAGTCGAAACAGGAAGTAATCCGCTTGTTTCAATATGATAAAGTACGAAGCTAATTGTTAACAGCAATTAGCCTTTTTATATTTCATGTAAAGATTTCCGCTCCTAAGCGGAAAATGCAGATATGATAAATTAAGCGCTTTCATTATACAATGGAAATGTAGAGAAATCCTAACAATTAGGAGGGACTTAAAGTGAAAACAGTCATGCTCGTTTGTGCAGCGGGAATGAGCACGAGCTTGCTTGTGACAAAAATGCGCAGAGCAGCCCTGGCAAAAGGCTTGGACATTAACATATTTGCAGTATCCGCAACAGAGATTGACGATGTTCTTGAGACAAGAAAGGTTGATTGCATGCTGCTCGGCCCGCAAGTGAAGTTCAGAAGGGAAGAGATAGCAGAAAGACTTAAGGGGGAGAATATTCTTCTTGATGAAATCCATATCCAGCATTACGGGATGATGGACGGAGAAAAGGTGCTAGATCAAGCACTAGGTCTTGTAGGAAGCTGATAGATCAATAACAGAGAAACGAGGGGAGATCATGCAGAAATTTATTGAAAGCCTTGAAAGCAAGATGGGTCCAATAGCAATGAAGCTTGATGGCAACAGATATATTACAGCAATCAAGGACGGGTTTTTTGGTGTAATGTCCTTATTGATTATCGGTTCAATCTTTTTACTTCTTGGCAATATCCCGATTGGTGGCTATGCCGAGTTCATGAGCTCCTTATTAGGAAGTGACTGGGCGACCTATTTTACTGTTCCTTATGATGTAACAATGAACGTCATGACAGTGTATGTTATCATTGCAATGGCGCGCAGCCTTTCCCGCACATATAAGCTTGATGGCATTGCCTGTATCAGCATTGTTGTGGTCGCATTCCTTATTCTTACTCCGATGCTTGAGCTTAAAGATGGCGGTTTAGGAATTCCAGTCACAAATCTTGGGGCAAGCGGATTATTCCTTGGGATGATTGTAGCGATAGCCGCAGTTGAAATTGTCCGTTATATTGATAAAAAAGGCTGGAAGATAAAAATGCCTGACTCTGTGCCGGAAAATGTAGCAAGATCTTTCTCTGCTCTTATTCCAGCATTATTCGTTATCATCGTCTTTAATCTTGTTCGCATCCTCTTTACACTA is part of the Niallia taxi genome and harbors:
- a CDS encoding PTS sugar transporter subunit IIB, whose amino-acid sequence is MKTVMLVCAAGMSTSLLVTKMRRAALAKGLDINIFAVSATEIDDVLETRKVDCMLLGPQVKFRREEIAERLKGENILLDEIHIQHYGMMDGEKVLDQALGLVGS